In Opitutus sp. ER46, one DNA window encodes the following:
- a CDS encoding HAMP domain-containing sensor histidine kinase: protein MSPTSRRIFLYWLLLLVPTLVVAAAAVFWLRREQARIGAQGTYALESRRAAVAARVALVVENAELLVGDVQAGLLDALAAEPADRVDATLDAWEKDNPLVRVGFRATENGRLLRPGANASEEARGFLRRFGPWLREAPPWREADAAAVPPSATAEALAAAVARDKAEREAVTQNTSQIQSARRDVQNLFKSRETVARSKPAAVAPSSSPRKFDAPATAIAGQSRMESDAIAAPVDRTPAADDQAESERRGWTPRVVDGRMHLLGWVKPSAAAEVRGVELQLAALVNRLGAALPAEYADAEGYLLRDEQGRVLHQVGLVPRGGEPTVRLPLARSLLPGWTVEGYLGEAATSAVGDGRAFFWIGLVLVAIFVAAVLGGGSLLVWQARRSEAEAAQKTSFVANVSHEFKTPLTTIRLYAELLEQGRVTDAAKTREYLGTIGRETQRLARLVNNALDFSRLEQGRKRYALESLELGAVLNRLLDTHEPRLAEAGLRLQREFASGPVPVVTDRDAVEQIVLNLLDNAAKYAAAGGEVTVALAPALGRAHGGGASVCVRDRGPGVPPEHRERIFAKFHRVDDTLTAEKGGTGLGLSIARQLARGLGGELRFAPRAGGGAEFILELS, encoded by the coding sequence GTGTCCCCGACTTCCCGCCGCATCTTCCTGTATTGGCTCCTGCTCCTGGTGCCGACGCTGGTCGTGGCGGCGGCGGCCGTGTTCTGGCTGCGACGGGAGCAGGCGCGGATCGGCGCCCAGGGTACGTACGCCCTCGAGTCACGCCGGGCGGCGGTGGCGGCGCGGGTGGCGCTGGTCGTCGAGAATGCCGAGCTTTTGGTCGGCGACGTGCAGGCCGGGCTGCTCGATGCGCTGGCGGCCGAACCGGCTGACCGCGTCGACGCCACGCTCGATGCCTGGGAAAAGGACAATCCCCTCGTGCGGGTCGGATTTCGCGCGACCGAGAACGGGCGGCTGCTTCGACCGGGCGCCAACGCGAGTGAAGAAGCGCGCGGGTTCTTGCGGCGGTTTGGACCGTGGCTGCGCGAGGCGCCACCGTGGCGCGAGGCGGATGCGGCTGCGGTCCCGCCGTCGGCGACAGCCGAGGCGCTGGCAGCCGCCGTGGCACGCGACAAGGCGGAGCGCGAGGCCGTGACGCAGAATACGTCCCAGATCCAGTCGGCGCGACGGGATGTGCAGAACCTCTTCAAATCGCGCGAGACGGTGGCGCGTTCGAAACCCGCGGCCGTCGCGCCGTCCTCGTCGCCGCGGAAATTCGACGCTCCTGCCACCGCGATTGCCGGCCAAAGCAGGATGGAATCCGACGCCATTGCTGCGCCCGTGGACCGAACCCCTGCCGCCGATGATCAGGCGGAGTCCGAGCGGCGTGGCTGGACGCCGCGCGTGGTTGACGGCCGGATGCACCTGCTCGGCTGGGTCAAACCCTCGGCGGCCGCCGAAGTGCGCGGCGTGGAGCTGCAACTTGCCGCGCTGGTGAACCGCCTCGGGGCCGCGTTGCCGGCGGAATATGCCGACGCCGAGGGCTACCTCTTGCGCGATGAACAGGGCCGCGTGCTGCACCAGGTCGGGCTCGTGCCGCGGGGCGGGGAGCCGACGGTGCGGTTGCCGCTCGCGCGCTCGCTGCTGCCCGGCTGGACCGTCGAGGGATATCTGGGCGAGGCGGCCACGAGTGCCGTTGGCGATGGCCGGGCGTTTTTTTGGATTGGGCTCGTGCTGGTGGCGATCTTCGTGGCGGCGGTGCTCGGCGGCGGTTCGCTGTTGGTCTGGCAGGCGCGACGCAGCGAGGCGGAGGCGGCGCAGAAGACCTCGTTCGTCGCGAACGTGTCCCACGAATTCAAAACCCCGCTCACGACGATCCGGCTCTACGCGGAGCTCCTGGAGCAGGGCCGCGTGACCGATGCCGCGAAGACCCGCGAGTACCTCGGCACGATCGGTCGCGAGACCCAGCGGCTGGCGCGGCTGGTCAACAACGCGCTCGATTTCAGCCGGCTGGAACAGGGGCGGAAACGCTATGCGCTCGAGTCGCTGGAACTCGGCGCCGTGCTGAATCGGTTGCTGGATACCCACGAACCCCGGCTCGCCGAGGCGGGGTTACGGCTCCAGCGTGAGTTCGCCTCTGGACCAGTGCCGGTGGTGACGGATCGCGACGCGGTCGAGCAGATCGTGCTCAACCTCCTCGACAATGCGGCGAAGTATGCCGCGGCTGGCGGGGAAGTCACGGTGGCGCTCGCGCCGGCGCTGGGACGTGCGCACGGCGGCGGTGCGAGCGTGTGCGTGCGGGACCGCGGACCGGGCGTGCCGCCGGAACACCGCGAGCGCATCTTCGCGAAGTTCCACCGGGTGGACGACACGCTCACCGCGGAGAAAGGCGGGACCGGCCTTGGGCTGAGCATCGCCCGGCAGCTCGCGCGCGGGTTGGGCGGCGAACTGCGGTTTGCGCCGCGCGCCGGGGGCGGGGCGGAGTTCATTTTGGAGCTGTCATGA
- a CDS encoding VWA domain-containing protein: MKLRSFLSCLAWLGCAFVVLNAQLAAAPADVGATVRLRVDVDREVMPAGRTDKAIIKVALDGLRLPRRDARPPINLALVIDRSGSMSGEKIENARQAALEAVRRLGADDIVALIAYDTQVETIVPARRVGDGRLLERAIRSLEASGNTALYGGVTCGATEVRRHLEDEGRVSRIILLSDGLANVGPSSPQQLGRLGASLMSEGISVTTVGLGLGFNEDLMTRLAQRSDGNTYFVENSEDLPRIFAAELGDVLSVVARRVVIEIEFPKHVRPVGFIGREGTIRGQRAELTLNQIYGGQEKFALVEVEVAPTAAGEEQELARASVRYDDPVNRRQESLSAHRSVRFSARDTDVIGSANHKVQADYAANVLAVAKDEVVALVDANQRKEAGSLLARRAAELDQLAKTYRNTAVSSLAAPAAAEARRVDSDGLDAAARKTYRADNAQIRAQQNAGRQ; the protein is encoded by the coding sequence GCTCCGGGTGGACGTCGACCGCGAGGTCATGCCCGCCGGTCGTACGGACAAGGCCATCATCAAGGTCGCCCTCGACGGGCTGCGGCTGCCGCGGCGCGACGCGCGTCCGCCAATCAACCTCGCGCTCGTGATCGACCGCTCGGGCTCGATGAGCGGCGAGAAGATCGAAAACGCCCGCCAGGCCGCTTTGGAGGCCGTGCGCCGCCTAGGCGCCGACGACATCGTCGCGCTCATTGCCTACGACACCCAGGTGGAAACGATCGTGCCCGCCCGGCGCGTGGGCGACGGTCGGCTCCTCGAGCGCGCGATCCGCAGTCTCGAGGCCAGTGGCAACACCGCGCTGTACGGCGGCGTCACCTGCGGCGCCACGGAGGTGCGGCGTCACCTCGAGGACGAGGGCCGCGTCAGCCGGATCATCCTGCTTTCGGACGGGCTGGCGAACGTTGGCCCCAGTTCGCCTCAACAGTTGGGCCGCCTCGGCGCCTCGCTGATGTCCGAGGGAATCTCGGTGACGACGGTTGGGCTGGGGCTCGGGTTCAATGAGGACCTGATGACGCGCCTCGCGCAGCGCAGTGATGGCAACACCTACTTCGTCGAAAACAGCGAAGACCTGCCGCGAATCTTTGCCGCCGAACTGGGCGATGTGCTGAGTGTGGTGGCGCGGCGCGTCGTGATCGAGATCGAGTTTCCGAAGCACGTCCGCCCGGTCGGTTTCATCGGCCGGGAGGGGACGATCCGCGGCCAGCGCGCCGAGCTGACGCTCAACCAGATCTACGGCGGGCAGGAGAAGTTTGCGCTCGTCGAGGTGGAGGTGGCGCCCACCGCAGCCGGCGAGGAGCAGGAGCTGGCCCGTGCCTCGGTCCGCTACGATGATCCGGTGAACCGGCGCCAGGAGTCGCTGTCGGCCCACCGGTCCGTCCGATTCAGCGCTCGCGACACCGACGTGATCGGGTCGGCTAACCACAAGGTGCAGGCCGACTACGCCGCCAACGTGCTCGCCGTGGCCAAGGACGAGGTCGTTGCGCTCGTGGATGCGAATCAGCGCAAGGAGGCCGGAAGCCTGCTCGCCCGGCGCGCCGCGGAACTCGACCAGCTGGCCAAAACCTACCGCAACACCGCCGTCTCGAGCCTGGCCGCGCCCGCGGCCGCCGAGGCCAGGCGGGTCGACAGCGACGGGCTCGACGCCGCCGCCCGCAAAACCTACCGCGCCGACAATGCACAGATTCGCGCGCAGCAGAACGCGGGGCGCCAGTAA